A window from Shewanella livingstonensis encodes these proteins:
- a CDS encoding heme biosynthesis HemY N-terminal domain-containing protein, translated as MIKTLVYVALILIGLCLSPLIIGQSGYIYIAIGDYQIETSLVTGVVGLIVFYFALQLLEWLILLLLNIVLSSRYLPEQWRRKAAKKHTLIGALALAEEDWSAAEKAMAKGAEKGEIPVLNLFAAARAAHYQGDITARDHYLAQAEKNPIAKTAVYTSRTRYLMKQGELVKARVILDKLNPTSKSSAPVLKLAQELYQQQHDWQALKLLLPILKKRQLLTETDLNQLSTKTNSTLMLNAAKNSEVELNKCWHWLNKSERKQDELVLAYAHGLVQYGHKDQAIKLISKQLSASPSTALFAAIPDLISAQDQDIRKLLSRLETTHENDADYQICLAKLSVQSRDAKQAKIHWQNVCRIAPTHQSWLALAQAQEQLGENSTAAHSYRNAANVM; from the coding sequence ATGATTAAGACACTGGTTTATGTTGCTCTGATTTTAATTGGACTGTGTCTCAGCCCACTTATTATTGGACAAAGCGGTTACATTTACATCGCAATCGGTGACTATCAGATAGAAACCAGTTTAGTAACCGGTGTTGTTGGGTTAATTGTATTTTACTTTGCGCTGCAATTACTCGAATGGTTAATTCTCTTATTATTAAATATTGTATTAAGTAGCCGATATCTGCCAGAACAATGGCGCAGAAAAGCGGCTAAAAAGCATACGTTAATTGGCGCTTTAGCGCTGGCGGAAGAAGATTGGTCTGCGGCAGAAAAAGCCATGGCAAAAGGGGCTGAAAAAGGTGAAATTCCAGTATTAAACTTATTTGCAGCAGCAAGAGCTGCACACTATCAAGGTGATATTACTGCTCGAGATCATTATTTAGCTCAAGCTGAGAAAAATCCTATCGCAAAGACCGCGGTTTACACATCGCGTACCCGCTACTTAATGAAACAAGGTGAATTGGTTAAAGCTCGAGTGATACTTGATAAACTTAACCCAACCAGTAAAAGCAGTGCTCCAGTGCTAAAACTGGCACAAGAATTATATCAACAGCAACATGATTGGCAGGCATTGAAGTTGTTATTACCTATTTTGAAAAAACGCCAATTATTAACTGAAACTGATCTCAACCAATTAAGCACTAAAACCAACAGTACTTTAATGCTAAATGCAGCTAAAAACTCTGAAGTAGAGTTGAATAAATGTTGGCACTGGTTAAATAAATCAGAACGTAAACAAGATGAGTTAGTCTTAGCTTATGCTCACGGACTGGTTCAATATGGCCATAAAGATCAAGCGATAAAATTAATTAGTAAACAACTAAGTGCTTCGCCATCGACGGCTTTATTTGCTGCCATTCCTGATTTAATTAGTGCACAAGATCAAGATATACGTAAATTACTTAGCCGTTTAGAAACCACACATGAAAATGATGCAGACTATCAAATATGTCTAGCAAAACTTTCGGTTCAAAGTCGTGATGCTAAACAAGCCAAAATTCATTGGCAAAATGTATGTCGTATAGCACCGACACACCAATCATGGCTCGCTTTAGCACAAGCCCAAGAACAGTTAGGTGAAAATTCAACTGCAGCTCATAGTTATCGTAACGCAGCTAATGTTATGTAA
- a CDS encoding uroporphyrinogen-III C-methyltransferase, whose product MENNKKDPNPSAQKGENVISPAPSPKEKPPLAKKGNATSQQSADSKTNNQSNASVNNGRRKAKPSSWWIRIGLLLSLLVAMIAVAASYWLYLQLDQQANNQTQLGQNITEQVTQNKAFKYELQQTAMAANKRIATLEQQQSNNIKAYSTLAELQQSNKQLQERVAVIAQRSPNHWMASEAEYLVRMAGRKLWLENDPQTAIGLLQSADERISAMKDPSLTILRRALADDISKVNALKTTDITNTIFDLDTLINDITQLPLNRVDENFANHKNTQPVTDSIDDWQQNLTRTWHELTDGFITIRKRTTDLEPLLSPEQQWYLVENIRNKLLQAQLALYRFDQVNYQQSISLADKWLQQYFDLRDLKTKAMIESLDKLAKIKVEKITLNKFQASPLLQQLVIYGEIMPTEEPAQ is encoded by the coding sequence ATGGAAAACAATAAAAAAGATCCAAACCCGTCAGCACAAAAGGGTGAGAACGTTATTTCTCCTGCGCCAAGTCCAAAAGAAAAGCCGCCACTGGCCAAAAAAGGTAATGCTACCAGCCAACAATCTGCTGATAGCAAAACCAATAACCAATCAAATGCTTCTGTGAATAATGGTCGCCGTAAAGCTAAACCTAGCTCTTGGTGGATCCGTATTGGGTTATTGTTGAGCTTACTCGTGGCAATGATAGCTGTCGCGGCGAGTTATTGGCTCTACTTACAGCTTGATCAGCAAGCTAATAACCAAACTCAGTTAGGACAAAATATCACTGAGCAAGTAACACAAAATAAAGCGTTCAAATATGAATTACAACAAACGGCAATGGCAGCCAATAAGCGTATTGCTACGCTAGAACAACAACAGTCAAATAATATTAAAGCCTATTCAACGTTAGCCGAATTGCAGCAATCAAATAAACAATTACAAGAACGCGTCGCCGTTATTGCACAGCGAAGCCCAAACCATTGGATGGCATCAGAAGCTGAATACCTAGTGCGCATGGCCGGCAGAAAACTGTGGTTAGAAAACGATCCACAAACCGCAATCGGTTTATTGCAGTCTGCAGATGAACGTATTAGTGCGATGAAAGACCCTTCATTAACAATTCTTCGTAGAGCCTTAGCTGATGATATCTCCAAAGTTAACGCATTAAAGACCACAGACATAACCAATACCATCTTTGACTTAGATACCCTGATCAATGACATTACCCAATTACCATTAAATCGTGTTGATGAAAATTTTGCTAATCACAAAAATACTCAACCAGTAACCGACTCCATTGATGACTGGCAACAAAATCTTACTCGTACTTGGCATGAGTTAACCGATGGTTTTATCACGATCCGTAAACGGACTACTGATTTAGAGCCGCTATTGTCACCCGAACAGCAATGGTATTTGGTTGAAAATATTCGCAACAAATTATTGCAAGCACAACTAGCTCTTTACCGATTTGATCAAGTAAATTATCAACAGTCGATTTCGTTAGCAGACAAGTGGTTACAACAGTACTTTGACTTAAGAGATTTAAAGACCAAAGCAATGATTGAATCTTTAGATAAACTCGCCAAGATTAAAGTTGAAAAAATCACACTCAATAAATTTCAAGCATCGCCACTACTGCAGCAACTGGTTATCTATGGTGAAATTATGCCTACTGAGGAGCCTGCACAATGA
- a CDS encoding uroporphyrinogen-III synthase yields MKVLLTRPLGRNQAMEEQLSHRDVAYLVTPLLAVIETSESMTPAVLAQTDNLLFISTNAVDFAAKKLHDTFPTHCRYFAVGQATADSLAQYNIQATSSPEGSQDSEGLLSLDQLQDVDKQSFIIVRGLGGRETLAEQLQLRGANVNYWQVYQRAIPNLNAKAITQQWKSFGIDTIVVTSGEILSNLVDLVPKELFAWLRSCHIIVPSYRVELQAKAMELNHITNANGANTQAILTSLAL; encoded by the coding sequence ATGAAAGTCTTGCTAACGCGCCCGCTAGGGCGCAATCAAGCAATGGAGGAGCAACTCTCACATCGAGATGTTGCTTATCTTGTTACTCCTCTTTTAGCGGTAATTGAAACAAGCGAATCAATGACACCGGCTGTTTTAGCCCAAACTGATAACTTACTCTTTATTAGTACTAATGCAGTCGATTTTGCCGCCAAAAAATTGCATGACACATTTCCCACCCACTGTCGTTATTTTGCTGTTGGCCAAGCAACTGCCGACAGCCTAGCTCAGTATAATATTCAAGCAACTAGTTCCCCAGAAGGCAGTCAAGATAGCGAAGGTTTATTGTCGCTAGACCAATTACAAGATGTCGATAAACAGTCATTTATTATTGTTCGAGGTTTGGGAGGACGAGAAACACTTGCAGAGCAATTACAGCTACGAGGTGCCAATGTGAACTATTGGCAAGTCTACCAACGAGCAATCCCAAACCTTAACGCTAAAGCGATAACTCAACAGTGGAAATCGTTTGGAATTGACACCATTGTCGTTACCAGCGGCGAAATATTATCCAACTTAGTTGACCTTGTGCCAAAAGAATTATTTGCATGGCTACGCTCATGTCATATCATAGTCCCTAGTTATCGCGTCGAATTACAAGCAAAAGCAATGGAATTAAACCATATTACCAATGCAAATGGAGCAAATACTCAAGCTATACTAACGAGTCTTGCGTTATAA
- the hemC gene encoding hydroxymethylbilane synthase has protein sequence MSENIIRIATRKSPLAMWQAEFVKAELERIHPGLIVELLPMSTKGDVILDTPLAKIGGKGLFVKELEVAMLENRADIAVHSMKDLPIDFPEGLGLQIICEREDPRDAFVSNNYKSISELPQGAVVGTSSLRRQCQIRAARPDLVIKDLRGNVGTRLAKLDSGDYDAIILAAAGLIRLKLKERIASFISAEESLPANGQGAVGIECRINDERVKALLAPLEHVETRYRVLAERAMNTRLEGGCQVPIGAFAEINGDNLTLRGLVGNPDGSEIISGMVSGSKVDAIALGESLAEDLLSRGAKTILDAVYAS, from the coding sequence ATGTCTGAAAATATAATTCGTATCGCAACACGTAAAAGTCCACTGGCAATGTGGCAAGCTGAATTTGTTAAAGCTGAACTTGAGCGTATTCACCCAGGACTGATCGTTGAGCTATTACCAATGAGTACTAAAGGTGATGTGATTTTAGATACTCCGTTGGCTAAAATCGGTGGCAAAGGACTATTTGTTAAAGAGTTAGAAGTCGCCATGCTTGAAAACAGGGCCGACATTGCCGTGCATTCAATGAAAGATTTGCCAATAGACTTTCCTGAAGGCTTGGGTTTACAGATTATTTGTGAGCGTGAAGATCCTCGCGACGCTTTTGTATCAAATAATTATAAATCTATCAGCGAATTGCCTCAGGGTGCAGTGGTTGGCACATCAAGTTTACGTCGTCAGTGCCAAATTAGAGCCGCTCGCCCAGATTTAGTCATTAAAGATTTACGCGGCAATGTTGGCACTCGTTTAGCCAAGCTAGACAGCGGTGATTATGATGCCATTATCTTAGCGGCTGCTGGATTAATTCGTTTAAAGCTTAAAGAACGTATTGCTAGCTTTATTTCTGCTGAAGAATCATTACCAGCCAATGGCCAAGGTGCTGTCGGCATTGAATGTCGTATCAATGATGAACGTGTTAAAGCATTATTAGCACCACTTGAGCATGTAGAAACCCGTTATCGAGTGCTTGCTGAACGAGCAATGAATACTCGTTTAGAAGGCGGATGCCAAGTTCCTATTGGTGCTTTTGCTGAAATTAACGGTGATAACTTAACCCTACGTGGTTTAGTGGGTAATCCAGACGGCAGTGAAATAATCAGTGGTATGGTATCGGGCTCGAAAGTTGATGCTATAGCACTTGGAGAGTCTCTTGCAGAGGATTTACTCAGTCGCGGTGCAAAAACGATTTTAGACGCTGTCTATGCCAGCTAA
- a CDS encoding class I adenylate cyclase: MTDKTAYYQKDLAEKLNSTRLTRVLNVLPDLQQHLFHIIPFLIHYNQIDVPGIIDPRTPSGIYGFSLSKAMHSACEALSLSMPDTVHSTADAFEGVYAMGSTASFGQNPQSDVDIWLVYNSKLTQKQLKLIEYKNKLISDWFAGFDFEVNFYLVHPMQFRECSAFDNCQPVGLEHSGSSQHWLLLEEFYRSHIRLAGKVVAWWPDANSQNTEFDASLLYLGDINSLPAAEYFGASLWQLYKGLNKPHKALLKVLLLETYASEYPSTTLITQQIWQYCEHQDFSVDNDAYLLLYQRIEAYLIAQGDHNRLEIVRRCFYLKSGVTLSCLSPNSATDWRVDKIQNLVKQWAWSRELVATLDNSPYWHAGQLKWFNQQLSELLLVSYKNLLKFASKQTLSERMRVEELGLLARKLHTYFSNDDHLLQPLNRLWSLSTAEKSLTIRHSEQTSRFYLYRQAYDELDQFKTDTRHQQNAFDNHAIHDADNVCSLVAWSVMNGLATAETHWSQVGDCNKRSDKLGYLARKLIPIMHHVPTVSKRDLCEPWCYQKIVLIANMDGDPTTQWHGPESMLDYAHASVLSLGQTKLNMLSSVAIVCLNSWGEWQSHRFNGHTALLEAISFIILGLKRSNEQVDLSIISCSAKLKQQIFNQLKTLLLRCYGLMKKVNQTNTLMHPITIGDQQYTMYFNALGMMYRISDLATHKKNDKTHGLPLPDIADDPNLSTPSVIHKFIVLGAKQYFLRERNQILDVFIADELNQLEHLQYQHTSINDFVAQESHLYVFDEQKQRQPVFNMPQFFQLVRMEGGLTVMPFGLTQDEMGSAF; this comes from the coding sequence TTGACCGATAAAACGGCATATTATCAAAAGGATTTAGCTGAAAAACTGAATAGCACCAGATTGACTAGAGTGCTTAATGTTCTACCTGATTTACAGCAACATTTGTTTCATATCATTCCTTTTTTAATTCATTACAATCAAATAGATGTGCCTGGGATAATTGACCCTCGTACTCCGAGTGGTATTTACGGGTTTTCCTTATCAAAAGCGATGCACTCAGCGTGTGAAGCCTTATCTTTATCTATGCCCGATACGGTTCATTCAACAGCGGATGCTTTCGAGGGTGTGTATGCCATGGGAAGCACGGCTAGTTTTGGACAAAATCCACAAAGTGATGTCGATATCTGGTTAGTTTACAATAGCAAATTAACCCAAAAGCAACTTAAATTAATCGAATATAAGAATAAACTCATCAGTGATTGGTTTGCCGGTTTTGATTTTGAAGTGAACTTTTATCTGGTGCATCCAATGCAATTTAGAGAATGCAGCGCATTTGATAATTGTCAGCCAGTAGGATTAGAGCACAGTGGTAGTAGCCAGCACTGGTTGTTATTAGAAGAATTTTATCGTTCTCACATTCGGCTTGCAGGTAAAGTTGTTGCATGGTGGCCTGATGCCAATAGTCAAAATACCGAGTTTGATGCCAGTTTACTTTATCTTGGCGATATCAATTCTTTGCCAGCAGCAGAGTATTTCGGAGCCTCATTATGGCAGCTGTATAAGGGGCTCAATAAACCCCATAAAGCATTATTAAAAGTGTTGTTGCTGGAAACTTACGCCTCGGAATATCCTAGTACAACATTGATTACTCAACAAATTTGGCAATATTGTGAACATCAAGATTTTAGTGTTGATAACGATGCTTATTTATTACTTTATCAACGCATTGAAGCCTACTTGATTGCTCAGGGTGATCATAATCGTTTAGAGATAGTTAGGCGGTGTTTTTACTTAAAGTCAGGTGTCACGCTATCGTGTTTATCACCTAATAGTGCGACAGACTGGCGGGTAGATAAAATTCAAAACTTGGTTAAGCAATGGGCATGGAGCCGTGAGTTGGTAGCCACATTGGATAATAGTCCTTATTGGCATGCAGGTCAGCTTAAATGGTTCAATCAACAGCTCAGCGAATTATTGTTGGTCAGTTATAAGAATCTATTAAAATTTGCATCGAAACAAACACTAAGTGAACGTATGCGGGTTGAAGAACTGGGTTTGTTGGCGCGTAAATTACACACTTACTTTAGTAATGATGACCATTTATTACAGCCTTTGAACCGCTTATGGAGTTTATCGACAGCAGAGAAGTCGTTAACTATCCGCCATAGTGAGCAGACCTCACGATTTTATTTATACCGCCAAGCTTATGATGAGTTGGATCAGTTTAAAACGGATACGCGCCATCAACAAAACGCTTTTGATAATCATGCCATACACGATGCAGATAATGTATGCAGTTTAGTTGCGTGGTCGGTGATGAATGGACTGGCTACGGCAGAGACTCATTGGTCTCAAGTGGGAGACTGTAATAAGCGATCTGATAAGTTAGGCTACCTAGCACGTAAATTAATTCCTATCATGCATCATGTTCCGACTGTGTCTAAACGTGATTTATGTGAGCCATGGTGTTACCAAAAAATTGTGTTGATTGCGAATATGGACGGTGATCCAACTACACAATGGCATGGCCCAGAATCGATGCTTGATTATGCCCACGCCAGCGTTTTATCGCTAGGCCAAACTAAATTGAATATGCTGTCATCAGTGGCAATAGTATGTCTAAACAGCTGGGGCGAATGGCAAAGCCATCGTTTTAATGGTCATACTGCATTGCTTGAGGCCATTTCATTTATTATTCTGGGGTTAAAGCGGTCAAATGAACAAGTTGATTTATCAATTATTAGTTGCTCAGCTAAGTTAAAACAACAGATTTTTAATCAGCTTAAAACGTTGCTGTTACGTTGTTATGGTTTAATGAAGAAGGTCAATCAGACTAATACATTGATGCACCCAATCACAATAGGTGATCAACAATACACTATGTATTTTAATGCATTAGGGATGATGTACCGTATAAGTGATTTAGCGACTCATAAAAAAAATGATAAAACTCATGGATTACCACTGCCTGATATTGCCGATGATCCTAATTTGAGTACGCCATCAGTAATTCACAAATTTATAGTGTTAGGTGCTAAGCAATATTTTTTACGTGAACGTAATCAAATCCTCGATGTATTTATTGCCGATGAGCTTAATCAGCTTGAACATTTACAATACCAACACACTAGCATTAACGACTTTGTCGCCCAAGAAAGTCATTTATACGTATTTGATGAGCAAAAACAACGCCAGCCTGTTTTTAATATGCCGCAGTTTTTCCAACTTGTACGCATGGAAGGGGGATTAACCGTAATGCCCTTTGGTTTGACGCAAGATGAGATGGGCTCAGCATTTTAA
- the cyaY gene encoding iron donor protein CyaY, translating into MAITDTEFHRLADEMFGEIENAVEKAIDEQDADVDINASGNVLQLAFEDNSQIVINKQEPLQEIWLATKSGGYHFNYNDGKWLDTRNGLEFMSFVIDAINKQSGVILKINA; encoded by the coding sequence ATGGCTATTACAGATACTGAGTTTCATCGATTAGCTGATGAAATGTTTGGCGAAATAGAAAACGCGGTAGAAAAAGCAATTGACGAGCAAGATGCCGATGTAGATATCAATGCCAGCGGCAATGTTTTGCAGCTGGCTTTTGAAGATAATTCGCAAATCGTCATTAATAAACAAGAGCCACTTCAGGAGATTTGGCTGGCGACAAAATCGGGTGGCTATCACTTTAATTATAATGATGGCAAATGGTTAGATACTCGTAATGGCTTGGAATTTATGTCTTTTGTGATTGATGCAATCAATAAACAAAGTGGCGTCATTCTCAAAATAAACGCATAA
- the lptM gene encoding LPS translocon maturation chaperone LptM produces MRLLLFIMLASLLVTACGQKGVLYKTPEPVANKVAPKPASTDVLKQTEELDSQPSISQQE; encoded by the coding sequence ATGAGACTGCTTTTATTTATTATGCTTGCTAGCCTATTGGTAACCGCATGTGGTCAAAAAGGGGTTTTATACAAAACACCCGAGCCTGTGGCCAATAAAGTTGCCCCAAAACCTGCCAGCACTGATGTGCTAAAGCAAACTGAGGAGCTCGACTCTCAACCTTCAATCTCACAACAAGAATAG
- the lysA gene encoding diaminopimelate decarboxylase translates to MDYFSYQNDSLFAEDCDVAKLAKTHGTPLYIYSRATLERHWHAFNNAVAEHPHLICYAVKANSNLAVLNVLARLGSGFDIVSGGELSRVLQAGGDPNKVVFSGVGKTVAEMEQALNIGIYCFNVESSAELEQLNDVAGRLGKVAPVSLRINPDVDAGTHPYISTGLKENKFGIAMEEADAVFTRAAELTHLYVKGVDCHIGSQLTEMKPFLDAMDRMLGLIDRLGEQGIKIEHFDVGGGLGVTYNSETPPHPDAYAAALLDRLNGRKLKLIFEPGRAIAANAGIFVTQVLYLKENSDKRFAIVDGAMNDLIRPALYSAWQNIIPVQQNDAPTFAYDIVGPVCETGDFLGKDRQLAVTAGDLLAVRSSGAYGFAMASNYNSRPRVAEIMVDGSDDFVVRQRETLEQLWQGEHLLP, encoded by the coding sequence TTGGATTACTTTTCTTATCAAAATGATTCACTATTCGCAGAAGACTGCGATGTAGCAAAACTGGCTAAAACTCACGGCACTCCGTTGTATATTTATTCTCGTGCCACATTAGAGCGCCATTGGCATGCCTTTAATAATGCCGTTGCTGAGCATCCTCATCTTATCTGCTACGCGGTGAAGGCAAATTCAAACCTTGCGGTATTAAATGTATTGGCCCGTTTAGGCAGTGGCTTTGATATTGTTTCTGGTGGTGAGCTTTCGCGTGTACTGCAAGCTGGCGGCGATCCTAACAAAGTCGTTTTTTCCGGAGTGGGTAAAACCGTTGCCGAAATGGAACAAGCCCTAAATATTGGTATTTACTGTTTTAATGTTGAGTCCAGTGCTGAACTTGAGCAGCTTAATGATGTTGCTGGGCGCTTGGGTAAAGTGGCACCGGTTTCACTGCGAATTAATCCCGATGTTGATGCTGGTACTCATCCATATATTTCTACTGGTCTTAAAGAAAATAAATTTGGTATCGCCATGGAAGAGGCTGATGCGGTTTTTACTCGTGCAGCTGAATTAACTCATTTATATGTAAAAGGGGTCGATTGCCATATTGGTTCTCAGCTTACCGAAATGAAACCCTTTTTAGATGCGATGGACCGTATGCTTGGGTTAATCGACCGTTTAGGCGAACAAGGTATTAAGATTGAACACTTTGATGTGGGTGGAGGCTTAGGGGTAACATATAACAGTGAAACTCCACCGCATCCAGACGCATATGCCGCAGCATTACTCGATCGCTTAAATGGTCGTAAATTGAAGTTAATTTTTGAACCTGGCCGTGCTATAGCAGCAAATGCGGGTATTTTTGTTACTCAAGTGCTTTACCTAAAAGAAAACAGCGATAAGCGTTTTGCGATTGTCGATGGTGCAATGAATGACCTTATTCGCCCAGCGCTTTACAGCGCGTGGCAAAATATCATTCCAGTACAACAAAATGATGCACCAACCTTTGCTTATGATATTGTAGGCCCAGTATGCGAAACGGGTGACTTTCTTGGTAAAGACAGACAGTTAGCGGTAACTGCGGGTGACTTATTAGCCGTTCGTTCAAGTGGCGCTTATGGTTTTGCGATGGCATCAAATTATAATTCACGTCCAAGAGTGGCTGAAATTATGGTAGATGGTAGTGATGATTTTGTTGTTCGTCAGCGTGAAACGCTAGAACAACTTTGGCAAGGCGAACATTTATTGCCATAG
- the dapF gene encoding diaminopimelate epimerase, translating to MIHFTKMHGLGNDFMVVDGVTQNVFFSPEQIRRLADRNFGIGFDQLLLVEPPYDPDLDFHYRIFNADGSEVEQCGNGARCFARFVRNKGLTQKNKIRVSTNSGKITLRVERDGDVTVNMGVPVIEPSQIPFKAKKSEKTYLLQTSTQTYLCGAISMGNPHCVIEVEDVQTVEVDVIGSMLTRHERFPKGVNVGFMQVITPGHIKLRVYERGAAETLACGTGACAAAAVGQLQGKLDKQVRVDLPGGSLMINWEGEGKSLWMTGPAEHVYDGQIQL from the coding sequence GTGATCCATTTCACTAAGATGCACGGACTGGGTAATGACTTTATGGTCGTTGATGGCGTAACACAGAATGTGTTTTTTTCGCCAGAGCAAATCCGCCGTCTTGCCGATCGCAATTTTGGGATTGGGTTTGATCAATTATTATTGGTCGAGCCGCCCTATGATCCAGATTTAGATTTCCATTATCGTATTTTTAATGCCGATGGTAGTGAAGTTGAGCAGTGTGGCAATGGTGCTCGCTGTTTTGCTCGTTTTGTTCGTAATAAAGGCTTAACCCAAAAAAATAAAATTCGTGTGAGTACTAATTCAGGCAAAATAACCTTACGAGTTGAGCGGGATGGTGACGTGACCGTCAATATGGGGGTCCCCGTTATTGAGCCAAGCCAAATTCCGTTTAAAGCCAAAAAAAGCGAAAAAACTTACTTATTGCAAACCTCAACGCAAACTTACCTATGTGGTGCTATCTCTATGGGTAATCCACACTGCGTCATTGAGGTTGAAGATGTACAAACTGTTGAGGTGGATGTTATTGGCAGTATGTTAACTCGTCACGAACGCTTCCCTAAAGGCGTGAATGTCGGATTTATGCAGGTCATTACTCCTGGACATATTAAGTTGCGGGTATATGAGCGCGGCGCAGCAGAAACCTTAGCATGCGGCACGGGAGCTTGCGCTGCTGCAGCGGTTGGCCAGTTACAAGGTAAGCTTGATAAGCAGGTGAGAGTTGACTTACCTGGTGGCAGCTTAATGATCAATTGGGAAGGTGAGGGTAAATCTTTATGGATGACAGGCCCTGCCGAACACGTATATGACGGACAAATACAACTATGA
- a CDS encoding DUF484 family protein produces MANLQQAPFDEMLIREYLLDNPDFFNRYPELLVAMRVPHAERGAVSLVERRQELLRQRVSQLEEEITSLMNIATHNERIFKFNTELSFTLLESNDLGELRQVLSEGLKNEFGFSHVRLITVHDIDSELAKIWRHRVQSGYYFGRLTQSESKRLFGSEVGSVALTKLSDDNGQVIFAIASKDPTHFHPDMDSLLFSQLRRLLDHMLPQL; encoded by the coding sequence ATGGCTAATTTACAGCAAGCCCCTTTTGATGAAATGTTGATCCGCGAATACTTATTGGATAATCCTGATTTTTTTAATCGTTATCCTGAGTTACTCGTGGCCATGCGTGTGCCACATGCTGAACGCGGTGCGGTATCATTAGTTGAACGTCGGCAAGAGTTATTGCGCCAACGAGTAAGCCAACTCGAAGAAGAAATAACTTCGCTGATGAACATAGCGACTCATAATGAGAGAATATTTAAATTTAATACTGAGTTATCGTTTACATTATTAGAAAGCAATGACCTAGGTGAACTGCGCCAAGTATTGTCAGAGGGCTTAAAAAACGAGTTTGGCTTTAGTCATGTTAGGTTGATTACGGTGCACGATATCGATAGCGAATTAGCCAAAATTTGGCGTCACCGCGTTCAAAGTGGTTATTATTTTGGTCGGTTAACCCAGTCAGAATCTAAACGTTTGTTTGGTAGCGAAGTTGGCTCGGTGGCACTGACTAAATTGTCTGATGACAATGGTCAGGTGATATTTGCCATTGCCAGCAAAGACCCAACCCATTTTCATCCCGATATGGACTCATTACTATTTAGCCAATTACGTCGTTTGTTAGACCATATGTTGCCGCAGCTATAA
- the xerC gene encoding tyrosine recombinase XerC — protein MQPTDWQMIFSQHLTSERQLSGYTVRNYMFELRRVETILIESTQLIDVTRDELQAVLATLHRKGLSPRSLSLCLSALKQFFDFLLSEGAVTVNPAHSLSAPKQNKPLPKNMDVDAVSHLLSIDADDPLSLRDKAIMELFYSSGLRLAELASLDCVDIKFDQSEVKVMGKGSKQRVVPIGKLALKALATWLSCRNQLPCTQAGDALFVSSQGKRLSHRSIQARMAKWGQEQAMAVKVHPHKLRHSFATHMLESSQDLRAVQELLGHANLSTTQIYTSLDFQHLAKVYDNAHPRAKKDRGK, from the coding sequence ATGCAGCCAACAGACTGGCAAATGATATTTAGCCAACATTTAACCTCAGAAAGACAGCTTTCAGGCTATACCGTACGTAACTACATGTTTGAGCTACGCCGGGTTGAAACCATACTAATCGAATCAACTCAGCTTATTGATGTTACGCGCGACGAGCTACAAGCTGTATTGGCAACCTTACACCGTAAAGGCCTGAGTCCACGCTCGTTATCTTTGTGTTTGTCTGCCTTAAAACAGTTTTTTGATTTTTTATTGAGTGAAGGTGCCGTAACCGTTAACCCCGCACATAGCTTAAGCGCCCCAAAGCAAAATAAACCGTTACCTAAAAACATGGATGTCGATGCCGTCAGTCATTTGTTGTCTATAGACGCTGATGATCCGTTGAGCTTACGAGATAAAGCCATTATGGAGTTATTTTATTCCAGTGGTTTGCGTTTAGCTGAATTAGCCAGTTTAGATTGCGTTGACATTAAGTTTGATCAAAGTGAAGTTAAAGTGATGGGTAAGGGCAGTAAACAGCGTGTTGTGCCAATTGGAAAGCTGGCCTTAAAGGCACTAGCCACATGGCTGAGTTGTCGCAATCAGTTACCCTGTACTCAGGCGGGTGACGCATTATTTGTTAGCAGCCAAGGTAAACGGTTGTCCCATCGTAGTATTCAAGCGCGTATGGCTAAGTGGGGGCAAGAACAAGCCATGGCGGTAAAAGTTCATCCGCATAAGTTGCGTCATTCGTTTGCAACCCATATGCTTGAATCAAGCCAAGATTTACGTGCCGTACAAGAATTACTCGGCCATGCTAACTTATCGACTACACAAATTTACACCAGTTTAGACTTTCAACACCTTGCCAAAGTGTACGATAACGCGCATCCAAGAGCGAAAAAAGACAGGGGGAAATAA